From one Conyzicola nivalis genomic stretch:
- a CDS encoding winged helix-turn-helix transcriptional regulator, whose amino-acid sequence MSQGKSGKSLEDMFCSIERTLSVVGERWTLLILRESLLSETVKFADFEKLLGIAPNILGDRLNTLVAAGLMEKREYREDGLRARFSYHPTPKGEQLKLVLAALQQWGDDNMPPARGVTMARETADGQSPVRVQFVTEEGVVQDPESVRIIPTDAYPFDLRAKRLVDAAS is encoded by the coding sequence ATGAGTCAAGGTAAGTCGGGCAAAAGCCTGGAGGACATGTTCTGCTCGATAGAACGAACGTTGAGCGTCGTGGGAGAACGTTGGACCCTCCTAATTCTCCGCGAATCCCTGTTGAGCGAGACTGTCAAGTTCGCTGACTTCGAGAAGCTGTTGGGAATCGCCCCGAACATCTTGGGGGACCGGCTGAACACGCTCGTCGCCGCCGGGCTAATGGAGAAGCGCGAGTACAGGGAAGACGGGTTGCGGGCGAGGTTCAGCTATCACCCGACACCCAAAGGCGAGCAGTTGAAGCTTGTCCTCGCGGCCTTGCAGCAATGGGGCGACGACAACATGCCGCCGGCGCGCGGCGTGACCATGGCACGTGAGACGGCCGATGGACAGAGCCCGGTACGCGTGCAATTCGTAACCGAAGAGGGCGTCGTCCAGGATCCTGAGTCTGTCCGGATCATTCCGACCGACGCATACCCGTTCGACCTCCGGGCAAAACGCCTGGTCGACGCAGCCAGCTAG
- a CDS encoding TetR/AcrR family transcriptional regulator: protein MNTDGNPAARADIVSLWTSPDPDTSVVRDRILNAASRLFYANGIRATGIAEVVHLAEVTKVTLYRHFASKDALVLAYLARRSAFEHEYMDEAMRIAKADPASASEAIASTIGVESCSPGFRGCPFINAAAEFGDPESEIRQYVDAHRAWFKTVVEDLLQSTGIVDVSEAATDLVMLRDGAMISGYLGDPDVVAASLLRAGTAVVAAHSRR from the coding sequence TTGAATACGGACGGAAACCCTGCGGCACGGGCAGACATCGTCTCGCTGTGGACCTCTCCGGACCCGGATACGTCGGTCGTGCGTGACCGGATACTGAATGCCGCCTCGCGGCTGTTCTACGCGAACGGCATTCGTGCCACAGGCATCGCTGAAGTCGTGCATCTGGCCGAAGTGACGAAGGTGACTCTGTACCGGCACTTCGCGTCGAAGGACGCGCTCGTCCTCGCATACCTGGCGCGTCGCTCCGCGTTCGAACACGAATACATGGACGAGGCGATGCGAATCGCGAAGGCAGACCCCGCGTCTGCATCCGAGGCGATCGCCTCGACTATCGGCGTCGAAAGCTGCTCGCCGGGATTCCGCGGCTGCCCGTTCATCAACGCCGCCGCCGAGTTCGGTGACCCGGAGAGCGAGATCCGACAGTACGTCGATGCCCACCGCGCCTGGTTCAAGACCGTGGTCGAGGACCTGCTCCAGAGCACCGGCATCGTCGACGTCTCTGAGGCCGCTACCGACCTGGTCATGCTCAGGGACGGCGCGATGATCAGCGGCTACCTGGGCGACCCCGACGTCGTCGCAGCATCATTGCTGCGCGCCGGCACCGCGGTGGTCGCAGCGCATTCGCGGCGATGA